A genomic stretch from Leishmania infantum JPCM5 genome chromosome 23 includes:
- a CDS encoding mitochondrial carrier protein-like protein, whose product MLVHTAQSSPGGYVEGYGSSTDTATPPVAAARHDAKLRPAKTAGADGGRRDYNADTLYANPEITALASSVATTVAKSLLHPLDTLKCRVQLLRTDVPEPPPCQRYQSCTGKQSPGLLRSRLRQLRYHYAGQWTPGHIYGGLPVKLLFYVPYQATYVSSYNFAQRTLEAAGREGEDAACRRSKNYVWHTVASAVFAEAVSAGLRVPMETMKMRIQSAAASGSLHALRQLWRQGLASCVRLAVPQTLMHDIPYSIIQWVVYETLRPWTQQWKERAVQQGRGAELAATSAAPKSFWTLYGAELARTFLSGGFSGLLASVLTAPLDNIRTRVVVATARDCHLTVADVVRDAYQREGMRGFVRGGGMRVLWVTANMACYFPLFEGVRSLLQRCGNGSNDPGTSA is encoded by the coding sequence ATGCTGGTGCACACAGCGCAGTCGTCTCCAGGTGGCTATGTGGAGGGGTATGGGAGCAGTACCGACACGGCTACGCCACctgtggctgctgcacgGCATGATGCCAAGCTTAGGCCCGCCAAGACAGctggcgcagacggcggtCGCCGCGACTATAACGCTGACACGCTCTATGCGAATCCCGAAATAACAGCCTTGGCCTCCTCcgtggcgacgacggtggccaagtcgctgctgcacccacTCGACACTCTCAAGTGTCGAGTGCAGCTACTGCGCACCGACGTGCctgagccgccgccgtgccagcGTTATCAGAGCTGCACCGGCAAGCAGTCACCCGGTCTGCTGCGCAGTCGTTTGCGACAGCTTCGGTACCATTACGCTGGTCAGTGGACGCCGGGGCACATCTACGGCGGGCTGCCGGTGAAACTCCTCTTCTACGTTCCCTACCAGGCCACGTACGTATCGAGCTACAACtttgcgcagcgcacgctggaggcggctgGCAGGGAAGGCGAGGATGCGGCGTGCCGTCGCTCCAAAAACTACGTGTGGCACACCGTGGCCTCGGCGGTCTTCGCTGAGGCGGTGAGCGCCGGGCTGCGGGTGCCGATGGAAACCATGAAGATGCGTATTCagtctgctgccgcctccggctccctgcacgcgctgcggcagctgtggcgaCAGGGTCTCGCTTCCtgcgtgcgcctcgccgTGCCACAGACCCTCATGCACGACATACCGTACTCTATCATCCAGTGGGTGGTGTACGAGACCCTGCGGCCGTGGACCCAGCAGTGGAAGgagcgcgcggtgcagcagggacgtggcgcggagctggcggcaacgtcggcggcgccgaagaGCTTCTGGACTCTCTATGGAGCGGAGCTGGCGCGTACCTTCCTTTCTGGCGGTTTCAGCGGCCTCTTGGCGTCTGTCCTGACAGCACCGCTGGACAACATCCGCACGCGCGTTGTGGTGGCCACGGCACGCGATTGCCATCTGACTGTCGCGGATGTGGTGCGAGACGCCTATCAGCGCGAGGGCATGCGTGGCTtcgtgcgtggcggcggcatgcgTGTGCTGTGGGTCACGGCGAACATGGCGTGCTACTTCCCTCTCTTCGAAGGTGTGCGCTCGCTGTTGCAGCGGTGCGGAAATGGAAGCAACGACCCCGGCACATCTGCGTGA
- a CDS encoding putative DNA polymerase theta (helicase domain only): protein MLSRMRRTMTTTKGFRAPRPRGSHEQPAETTVSSTNSAAPPPPPSASSARKVSTRGSTLAVPSPSPSSSSAYCRKSPSRCKKASTIAAATGDAGAGTTAFDPKSGGLSFPQGPRGVLSGHFSANHLRRAPRQTDQATPRDGASNTATAMRAPADTTTVATAAAQHTAARASGDDRVVALSSSNTPLLRKRPRSLSPDDPYAGGAHHRDEPASTRGCAPSASRDSNRVKSDDTTLVQLSIPRLPTARRLSTSRIRRTVFYPPSAEQPLALLRSSHDADGAGAMGAPESAPVPRVSSAPAPADVCVAADYTVHVHPWGSATAVPAWTGASDAVPVAPGADALRVPGANSAVCVGREPHSSTAVSEHHKTPLAAAMTASTILSPSTRSGKRFLSAMEHEQRDYAAAISPAPPSLTSSSLLPPYRSPCHSGASEQVSPAPPAAPSTPKAAPSTPPSLPLPLPPCDSTSPSPAVPQLRVHDLAALSLPSLSREASLLPSNSRRGLSVPLSSPRLERAESPLSPLLADSSPAPAIGLMRGQAGALVAAAAAGGERQTLSSLASPARSVGELARVQQQQASTHPSSALAAAEEAEREECDEALECEMAEDLRMSTDIAFTPSGTGSCAPPLFSQSSMMQEEERQAEEEGGGEGATYIMRDSAVAVERADDDSELRSGPGMSGHEGSAQPLFRFQDGAGDVLISGSTPPPSIAIPAALNEHAFLSGCSHGGGTATTYSSTTPPASSLAVLSSAFARLPSAPSTWPIRAATPPHLPLVLAPGTELLPLGVVTAAVAADGGGGLSVGRMGPGRHRTVFSFSSLRVGNATAAALPDPFPEPQLRLCQPSVTTTTDQACAGSARNVAASVAEPATPVSSPPSEACATKYPPDLWLPSLPAEHVSPPRDPLLMRVPSQDGKAEGCAAHGVSQMGVVAPTPMSPGSDALSSATGVSALSAANAAPPLSDLYVTALPYLAAAAAGGSGAPAVPARPGRTCFTLHSAARTTGTLSSSAAATSTVEPTAAAAAASTGAVPPTLREVSYLSAEKCSFGGGTSELQQLPGHGAVPRQGTEGPTASLDGVRSATPRATRKVPSSMESRHTTGCAQQVIANAQPALLRPVDSTPATVVMHRTPSTLTSEEPAWSRRSAPFPQPWPLLNDGYPPALLTVAPVTPLVGCMGAETPTVAAPQSAQAPVAHDEAAQPYPRESREMVSYAPLAPPQPPSPPLPRPACTDDTWELFYDLPREVGHFYATRRGVTSLYDWQHDVLTRPEVRQGGNFVYSLPTSGGKTLVAELSLLRCVLNRRKSCFLVLPFVSLAEEKTMALQPLTTAYDFNVDGHYGSSGRFPLCGAPAVYVCTIEKANSLLNHMLEEGRADEIGAVVVDELHMVGESGRGATLELFLSKVLVINAARQRKRDAVVAPATQSRCSASGSRPGWPEELEDAEEDLRERTAMTDTTKAAADPGPLQIIGMSATVSNLRTLAEWLRAACFEYDFRPVPLHAYSVVGGLVLRDGQRNERNLSGGSVTQHLVELVTEVPDASVLIFCASRQQCVDTAKGIVNCLRAQAIAGQKAPSAWVSGSSDAAAEAQHVSVLDVPFPSLTRGPATAAAMAAVPSQASAAIKGLLADLEALAHHEASQLSEVIAFGVAFHHGGLLAEERDLIETAFRRKHIRILCCTSTLAAGVNLPARRVIIKTPYVGREFLTKSRYLQMCGRAGRAGLDTYGESFLLLSSRDQARGHALMHAAVEPCCSKLLEDDQTLTRSLLECVGVGLVADFQSACQWSGSLLSRWAVGPVDVSWQPHIPAAAAPAASASTGVAPPGAAAKGTCESVTGLFLASEVGYDGDAAAAQDSESSRSAPGPPASPPSHPASPTSPSLTRVPPAAMNAMVRASLVTLARCGFIRVACTRAGSGGSNGAGGRAAAGAAVCKDSGTTSSVALETLPSGVSDDAHADASAETHDACHAQVHVTSFGSSSVRSCFSVEEALLLRAELDELRHTGLILSDDLHLCYFLTPLREVGKCDWELLRLMMSRMSDSRQRIASLLGVDAYFVDQQAMGLGGPLQATEEGRRRLFTARRFYVALMLADVLAEVPMATVEQRYNVSRGQLQNLMRSASMFSSSITSFCHAMEWFSLEAVLSSFVKRLGFGVKPDLLPLMEIRGMQPPRARALWNAGFKKVAAIAAADADDMVSKVKLMNPKDSKAAKFFTKRSALMAIREANLALQSQIKEKKGELQELTVCCGGGGGVRGVR, encoded by the coding sequence ATGCTAAGCAGAATGCGGCGCACCATGACAACCACGAAGGGGTTTCGCGCCCCACGGCCGAGAGGTAGCCACGAGCAACCCGCAGAGACGACTGTCTCGTCGACGAActcagctgcaccaccgccaccgccgtctgcgTCGTCGGCTCGCAAGGTGTCGACACGCGGCTCAACATTAGCGGTGCCTTCcccatcgccgtcgtcatcctcCGCTTACTGTCGTAAGAGCCCTAGTCGCTGCAAAAAGGCATCTaccatcgccgctgccactggtgacgctggcgctggcACCACTGCGTTCGACCCGAAGAGCGGCGGCTTGTCCTTCCCCCAGGGGCCACGTGGAGTGCTGAGCGGTCACTTCAGCGCTAATCACCTGCGGCGCGCACCACGGCAGACCGACCAAGCTACACCGCGTGATGGTGCGAGCAACACCGCGACCGCAATGAGGGCACCAGCGGACACCACTACAGTtgccacagcagctgcgcagcacacggcggcgcgcgcgagcggAGATGACAGAGTCGTCGCGCTTAGCAGTAGTAAcacgcctctgctgcgcaagCGGCCTCGCTCACTTTCTCCCGATGATCCCTACGCCGGTGGTGCACATCATCGTGATGAGCCGGCAAGCACACGCGGTTGTGCGCCTTCCGCCAGCAGAGACAGCAACAGAGTCAAGAGCGACGACACCACACTGGTGCAGCTATCCATTCCACGGCTGCCCACTGCGCGGCGCCTTTCCACGTCGCGCATCCGCCGCACCGTCTTCTACCCTCCCTCTGCGGAGCAGCCTCTGGCGCTCTTGCGGAGCTCACACGATGCTGATGGTGCCGGTGCCATGGGTGCCCCTGAATCCGCACCGGTGCCGCGTGTGTCAagtgcgccagcgcctgcggACGTCTGCGTGGCCGCTGACTATACCGTGCACGTGCATCCTTGGGGCTCAGCGACCGCTGTGCCGGCGTGGACTGGCGCAAGCGACGCAGTCCCAGTGGCACCGGGTGCGGACGCTCTGAGGGTTCCTGGGGCTAACTcagcggtgtgtgtgggcagAGAGCCGCATAGCAGCACCGCAGTGTCAGAGCATCACAAGACTCCCTTGGCTGCGGCGATGACCGCGTCGACGATACTGTCACCATCAACGCGATCGGGAAAGCGGTTTCTTTCGGCAATGGAGCATGAGCAGCGCGACTACGCTGCAGCGAtctctcctgctcctccctcgctaacgtcatcgtcgctgctgccgccgtacCGATCGCCGTGCCACAGCGGTGCATCTGAGCAGGTCTCGCCGGCTCCGCCTGCGGCGCCGAGCACACCAAAGGCCGCGCCATCCACCCCTCCATCACTacccctgccgctgccgccctgcGACTCCACATCTCCAtcgccggcggtgccgcagctccgcgtgCATGACTTGGCTGCACTGTCATTGCCTTCGCTCAGTCGCGAGGCCTCGCTGCTCCCAAGCAACTCACGCCGTGGACTCTCTGTGCCGCTCTCTTCGCCGCGCCTCGAGCGCGCCGAATCGCCACTATCGCCGCTGTTGGCGGACAGTTCTCCGGCTCCCGCAATCGGCTTGATGCGAGGGCAGGCGGGGGCtcttgtcgctgctgcagctgcgggagGCGAGCGCCAGACACTGTCGTCTCTGGCGTCTCCGGCCCGCTCGGTGGGAGAGCTGGCGCgcgttcagcagcagcaggcgtcGACGCACCCCTCTAGCGcactcgctgctgcagaggaggccgagagagaggaatgTGACGAGGCACTCGAGTGCGAGATGGCAGAGGATCTGCGCATGTCGACGGACATTGCTTTCACGCCGtccggcaccggcagctgcgcaccgccgctcttctcgcaGTCGTCCATGAtgcaagaggaagagaggcaagcggaggaggaaggcggcggcgagggggCGACCTACATCATGAGAgacagcgccgtggcggtggagcGAGCTGATGACGATAGTGAGCTGCGCTCTGGCCCAGGGATGAGCGGTCATGAGGGCAGCGCGCAACCACTCTTCCGCTTCCAAGATGGCGCAGGTGACGTGCTCATCTCTGGATCaacgccgcctccctccatcGCGATTCCAGCTGCGCTCAACGAACACGCTTTTctcagcggctgcagccacggcggtggcaccgcTACAACCTATTCGAGTACCACGCCCCCAGCGAGCTCGTTGGCAGTGCTGTCCAGCGCCTTCGCCCGCCTGCCGTCTGCACCGTCGACGTGGCCGATCCGTGCGGCTACGCCGCCACATCTTCCATTGGTGCTCGCGCCTGGTACAGAGCTGTTGCCGCTCGGCGTTGTGACTGCTGCGGTCGCTGCTGATGGGGGTGGAGGCCTGAGTGTTGGGAGGATGGGCCCTGGACGTCATCGCACCGTGTTTTCGTTCAGCTCGCTGCGCGTTGGCAACGcaaccgccgcagcgctaCCCGATCCCTTCCCTGAGCCGCAGCTACGTCTGTGCCAACCATCGGTGACGACGACAACAGACCAGGCATGTGCTGGGAGCGCTCGAAATGTGGCTGCCTCTGTGGCTGAGCCTGCTACTCCAGTCAGCTCGCCGCCCTCAGAAGCCTGTGCTACAAAGTACCCACCTGATCTGTGGCTGCCGTCGTTGCCGGCCGAGCACGTGAGCCCTCCGCGTGATCCTCTGCTGATGCGGGTGCCCAGTCAGGATGGAAAGGCCGAGGGTTGCGCTGCTCACGGTGTTTCCCAAATGGGCGTTGTGGCACCGACGCCGATGTCGCCGGGGAGCGACGCGCTTTCCTCTGCGACTGGCGTCTCCGCGCTGTCGGCTGCAaacgcagcgcctccgctcTCCGACTTGTACGTCACCGCGCTGCCGTACcttgccgcggctgctgcaggtggcagcggtgcacctGCTGTGCCCGCACGCCCAGGCCGCACGTGCTTTACGCTGCACTCCGCTGCGCGAACGACAGGGACACTTTCTTCCTCTGCAGCCGCCACATCAACAGTGGagccgacggcagcggcggcggctgcgtcgacCGGCGCGGTGCCACCGACACTGAGAGAGGTGAGCTATCTCTCAGCCGAGAAGTGTTCCTTTGGGGGCGGCACATCCgaactgcagcagctgccagGACACGGTGCTGTGCCACGGCAGGGAACAGAGGGACCGACGGCGTCTTTGGATGGCGTCAGGTCAGCGACACCAAGGGCTACAAGGAAAGTGCCCAGCAGTATGGAGAGCCGCCATACGACTGGGTGTGCTCAGCAGGTCATTGCCAACGCGCAgccggcgttgctgcggcCCGTCGACTCAACACCTGCGACGGTGGTCATGCACCGCACACCGTCGACTCTCACAAGTGAGGAGCCAGCGTGGAGTCGACGAAGCGCACCGTTCCCGCAACCGTGGCCGTTGCTAAACGACGGTTACCCGCCGGCCTTGCTCACAGTCGCTCCTGTAACGCCACTTGTGGGTTGCATGGGCGCTGAAACGCCGACTGTGGCGGCGCCTCAGTCCGCGCAGGCACCGGTGGCCCATgacgaggcagcgcagccctACCCTCGAGAGAGTCGGGAGATGGTCTCCTATGCACCccttgcgccgccgcagccgccgtcgcctcccctcccacgaCCCGCTTGCACAGACGATACTTGGGAGCTCTTCTACGATCTGCCGCGTGAGGTCGGCCACTTCTACGCAACACGGCGCGGCGTCACGTCGCTGTACGACTGGCAGCACGACGTGCTCACCCGCCCCGAGGTTCGGCAGGGCGGCAATTTTGTCTACAGTCTCCCCACCAGCGGTGGCAAGACGCTGGTCGCCGAGTTGAGCCTCCTGCGGTGTGTGCTGAACCGCCGCAAGTCGTGCTTCCTCGTCCTGCCCTTTGTGTCGCTTGCGGAGGAGAAGacgatggcgctgcagccgctgacGACAGCGTATGACTTCAACGTGGACGGCCATTACGGCAGCTCCGGCCGCTTCCCGCTCTGCGGGGCGCCTGCAGTCTACGTCTGCACGATCGAAAAGGCAAACTCGCTGCTGAATCACATGCTCGAAGAGGGCCGTGCCGACGAGAtcggggcggtggtggtggacgaGCTGCACATGGTCGGCGAGTCCGGGCGAGGGGCGACGCTGGAGTTGTTTCTTTCCAAGGTACTCGTGATCAacgccgcgcggcagcggaagcgTGACGCCGTGGTTgcgccggcgacgcagaGTCGCTGCAGTGCGAGTGGTTCGCGGCCAGGATGGCCGGAGGAGTTGGAGGATGCAGAGGAGGACCTCCGTGAGAGGACAGCCATGACGGACACCACAAAGGCGGCTGCGGACCCCGGCCCTCTACAGATCATCGGCATGAGCGCCACAGTCTCCAACCTCCGCACCCTAGCCGAGTGGCTGCGCGCCGCATGCTTTGAGTACGACTTCCGGCCCGTGCCATTGCACGCCTACAGTGTCGTTGGCGGCCTCGTGCTACGCGATGGCCAGCGCAACGAGCGCAACCTCAGCGGCGGCTCTGTCACGCAGCATCTTGTGGAGCTCGTGACGGAGGTGCCGGATGCGTCCGTGCTCATCTTCTGCGCCAGCCGCCAGCAGTGCGTCGACACGGCGAAGGGCATCGTAAACTGCCTCAGGGCTCAAGCCATTGCCGGCCAAAAAGCGCCGTCCGCGTGGGTGTCGGGTagcagcgatgcggcggcggaggcacaGCACGTCTCCGTGCTTGACGTACCGTTCCCGAGCTTAACAAGAGGGCCGGCCACAGCggctgcgatggcggcggtgccgtcgcagGCCTCGGCCGCCATCAAAGGCCTCCTTGCGGACCTCGAGGCGCTCGCGCACCACGAAGCCTCGCAGCTCAGTGAGGTGATTGCCTTCGGAGTAGCGTTTCACCACGGTGGCCTCCTTGCCGAGGAGCGAGACCTCATCGAGACGGCGTTCCGCCGCAAACACATCCGCATCCTGTGCTGCACCTCTACGCTGGCCGCTGGCGTGAACctgccggcgcggcgggtAATCATCAAAACGCCGTACGTGGGCCGCGAGTTTCTAACCAAGTCGCGCTACCTGCAGATGTGCGGCCGTGCCGGGAGAGCCGGATTGGACACGTACGGCGAGTCGttcctgctgctgagcagccGTGATCAGGCTCGCGGCCACGCCCTTATGCACGCCGCGGTGgagccgtgctgcagcaaaCTCCTCGAAGACGATCAAACGCTCACCCGCTCGCTGCTGGAGTGCGTTGGGGTCGGGCTCGTGGCGGACTTCCAAAGCGCCTGCCAGTGGAGCGGCTCACTGCTGAGCAGGTGGGCGGTGGGTCCTGTGGACGTGTCGTGGCAGCCGCACAtccctgcagctgccgccccGGCTGCGTCCGCGAGCACTGGAGTTGCGCCTcccggagcggcagcgaaagGCACATGCGAAAGTGTCACcggcctcttcctcgcctccGAAGTCGGCtatgacggcgacgccgctgccgcacaggACTCCGAGAGCAGCCGGTCTGCGCCTGGCCCTCCGGCTTCACCGCCTTCCCACCCAGCCtcgccgacgtcgccgtctctgacgcgcgtgccgccggCTGCCATGAACGCGATGGTGCGCGCCTCGCTCGTTACACTagcgcgctgcggcttcATCCGCGTTGCCTGTacacgcgcaggcagcggcggcagcaacggcgccggtggccgtgctgctgctggggctgCAGTCTGTAAGGACAGCGGTACCACATCGAGCGTAGCTCTGGAGACGTTGCCGAGCGGCGTATCGGACGACGCCCACGCAGACGCTTCAGCAGAGACGCACGACGCCTGCCATGCGCAGGTGCATGTGACATCGTTTGGCAGCTCGTCTGTCCGCTCGTGCTTTagtgtggaggaggcgctgctgctgcgcgccgagctggacGAGTTGCGCCACACCGGTCTCATCCTGTCCGACGACCTGCACCTTTGCTACTTCCTCACGCCGCTGCGGGAGGTGGGAAAGTGCGActgggagctgctgcggctcatGATGTCGCGCATGAGCgacagccgccagcgcatcgCGAGCCTGCTTGGGGTCGATGCCTACTTTGTCGATCAGCAGGCGATGGGGCTCGGCGGTCCACTGCAGGCCACAGAGGAGGGTCGACGGCGCCTCTTCACGGCAAGGAGGTTCTACGTGGCACTTATGCTGGCGGATGTGTTGGCTGAGGTGCCGATGGCGACGGTGGAGCAGCGGTATAACGTGAGCCgcgggcagctgcagaatctgatgcgctccgcctcgatgttcagcagctccatcaCGAGCTTCTGTCATGCGATGGAGTGGTTctcgctggaggcggtgctctCTTCCTTCGTCAAGCGACTCGGCTTCGGTGTGAAGCCGGACTTGCTGCCGCTAATGGAGATACGTGGcatgcagccgccgcgggcgAGGGCGCTGTGGAACGCCGGCTTCAAGAAGGTCGCAGCGATCGCGGCAGCCGACGCGGATGATATGGTGTCGAAGGTGAAGTTGATGAACCCAAAGGACAGCAAGGCAGCGAAGTTTTTTACGAAACGCTCAGCGTTGATGGCGATCCGGGAGGCAAACCTCGCCCTACAGTCTCAGATCaaggagaagaagggcgAGCTGCAGGAACTGACGGTTTgttgcggcggtggtggcggcgttcGCGGTGTGCGCTGA
- a CDS encoding acetyltransferase-like protein has translation MSDHADIDEAARKRLRAEAPSASPLPPPPAAPLLPCDASHNGESAVAAGHILVASAAPHKEGSIASTLHTSSKEARFEGRCMPPSFHSLLGEYEVPEEAKDVEDLVGGHEDFSDLPEARREALLQSVRTLVKKAAGASSAEQLEHLRVKASRLHGFKDTARKSELTAAYRQLVREGAVGENAAVEALLVRKKGKSHSGVLVVTVFMGPGEFSCPKDCHYCPNQPGIARSYLLKEPGVLRGFRNGWDPISQFYDRASALENNGHVVDKIELIILGGTFSFYPQRYAEEFMTASFYAANTYYDSAPLRPMRSLAEELTMNEDARCRIIGITVETRPDYISARELRRFRSLGVTRVQLGIQHLDDDILNIINRDCPTAKTVVAIQRLLDAGFKVDAHWMPDLPGSSFEKDMALFETLFSAENESFQVDQWKVYPTATVPFTKISEWYAQGKYKPYAELDNGAYMVKLLVYIMEHCPYRIRLNRIIRDIPTTYIMGGEKRCNLRQVIEAEMRARHIRCKDIRERECKGNPVDRANTHLFTDEFRASEGTEFYLSVENKDRTQLYGHLRLRLRDDASREESNILPVLRGCALIRELHTYGKLIAVSQQNTGRETQHVGVGTQLMREAERIAKERGYYRTAVIAGVGVRRYYAKLGYRLEDTYMVKELDEQASIITEDQVVQDDDNENSAYSSFLSTIKSFFGFQTTTPRREESA, from the coding sequence ATGTCCGACCACGCCGACATCGACGAGGCGGCCCGCAAGCGTTTGCGGGCGGAGGCTCcgtccgcctctcctcttcctcctcctcctgcagcaccgcttcTTCCCTGTGACGCATCGCACAACGGGGAGTCGGCAGTGGCGGCCGGCCACATCCTGGTGGCCTCGGCCGCCCCTCACAAGGAGGGCAGCATTGCGTCGACGTTACACACAAGCTCCAAGGAGGCCCGCTTCGAGGGCCGCTGCATGCCGCCGTCTTTCCACTCGCTTCTGGGCGAGTACGAGGTGccagaggaggcgaaggatGTAGAAGACCTCGTGGGTGGCCACGAGGACTTCAGCGACCTCCCCGAGGCCCGCCGcgaggcgctcctgcagTCCGTGCGCACGCTGGTAAAGAAGGCGGCGGGGGCCAGCTCCGCGGAGCAGCTCGAGCACCTGCGTGTGAAGGCGTCGCGCCTGCACGGCTTCAAGGACACGGCGCGCAAGTCAGAGCTGACGGCGGCATACAGGCAGCTCGTCCGCGAAGGCGCCGTTGGCGagaacgccgccgtcgaggcgctgctcgtTCGCAAGAAAGGAAAGTCGCACAGTGGAGTGCTCGTGGTGACGGTGTTCATGGGCCCTGGCGAGTTCAGCTGCCCCAAGGACTGTCACTACTGCCCCAACCAGCCCGGCATCGCCCGCAGCTACTTGCTGAAGGAGCCgggcgtgctgcgcggcttcCGCAACGGCTGGGACCCTATCAGCCAGTTCTACGaccgcgccagcgcgctgGAGAACAACGGGCATGTCGTGGACAAGATCGAGCTCATCATCCTTGGCGGTACGTTCTCTTTCTACCCCCAGCGCTACGCCGAGGAGTTTATGACGGCATCTTTCTACGCCGCTAACACGTACTACGactcggcgccgctgcggccaaTGCGCAGCTTGGCGGAGGAGCTGACGATGAACGAGGACGCGCGGTGCCGCATCATTGGCATCACGGTAGAGACGCGGCCCGACTACATCAGCGCacgcgagctgcgccgctttcGCTCCCTCGGCGTAACACGCGTGCAGCTCGGCATCCAGCACCTCGACGATGACATCCTGAACATCATCAACCGCGACTGCCCCACGGCGAAGACCGTCGTCGCGAtccagcggctgctggacGCCGGATTCAAGGTGGATGCGCACTGGATGCCCGACCTGCCGGGGAGCAGCTTTGAGAAGGACATGGCGCTCTTCGAGACGCTTTTCTCAGCTGAGAACGAGTCGTTCCAGGTGGACCAATGGAAGGTGTACCCCACCGCCACGGTGCCCTTCACCAAAATCAGCGAGTGGTACGCGCAGGGTAAATACAAGCCCTATGCGGAGCTGGATAACGGTGCCTACATGGTGAAGCTGCTGGTCTACATCATGGAGCACTGCCCGTACCGCATCCGGCTCAACCGCATTATCCGCGATATCCCGACGACGTACATCATGGGCGGGGAGAAGCGATGCAACCTGCGCCAGGTGATCGAGGCTGagatgcgcgcacgccacaTCCGATGCAAGGACATCCGCGAGCGCGAATGCAAGGGCAACCCGGTCGACCGGGCCAACACCCACCTCTTCACGGACGAGTTCCGCGCCAGCGAGGGGACAGAGTTCTACCTCTCCGTGGAGAACAAAGATCGCACGCAGCTGTACGGGCATCTCCGCCTGCGACTGCGCGACGACGCGTCAAGGGAGGAAAGCAACATCCTGCCGGTGCTCCGGGGCTGTGCTCTCATTCGCGAACTGCACACGTACGGCAAGCTCATCGCCGTCAGCCAGCAGAACACCGGACGCGAGACGCAGCACGTTGGCGTTGGGACGCAACTCATGCGGGAGGCCGAGCGCATCGCCAAGGAGCGTGGCTACTACCGCACGGCCGTAATTGCCGGCGTTGGTGTACGCCGCTACTACGCAAAACTCGGCTATCGGCTCGAGGACACCTACATGGTGAAGGAGCTGGATGAACAGGCGAGCATCATCACGGAGGATCAGGTGGTGCaggacgacgacaacgagaACTCAGCTTACAGCAGCTTCCTGAGCACCATCAAGTCCTTCTTTGGGTTCCAGACGACAACACCCAGAAGAGAAGAATCCGCGTGA